The genomic region CAAGGCGCATGGTGGTTACTCGGTTTTCGCGGGCGTCGGTGAACGCACCCGCGAAGGCAACGACCTCTACCATGAAATGATCGAATCGAACGTCAACAAGCATGGCGGCGGCGAAGGCTCGAAGGCCGCGCTGGTTTACGGCCAGATGAACGAACCGCCGGGCGCCCGCGCCCGCGTCGCTCTGACCGGCCTGACGGTCGCCGAACACTTCCGCGACCAGGGCCAGGACGTGCTGTTCTTCGTCGACAACATCTTCCGCTTCACCCAGGCAGGTTCCGAAGTGTCGGCTCTGCTCGGCCGCATCCCGTCGGCCGTCGGCTATCAGCCGACGCTCGCAACCGACATGGGTCAGATGCAGGAGCGCATCACCACGACGACGACCGGCTCGATCACCTCGGTCCAGGCCATTTACGTTCCGGCCGACGACTTGACCGACCCGGCGCCGGCAACCTCGTTCGCGCACCTTGACGCGACGACGGTTCTGTCGCGCTCGATCGCCGAAAAGGGCATCTACCCGGCCGTCGATCCGCTCGACTCGACCTCGCGCATGCTCGACCCGATGGTCGTCGGCGAAGAGCATTACGAAGTCGCCCGTAAGGTCCAGTCGACGCTGCAGCGCTACAAGGCCCTGCAGGACATCATCGCCATCCTGGGCATGGACGAACTGTCCGAAGAGGACAAGATTGCCGTTGCCCGCGCCCGCAAGATCGAGCGTTTCCTGTCGCAGCCGTTCTTCGTCGCCGAAGTCTTCACCGGCTCGCCGGGCAAGCTGGTTGCGCTCGAAGACACGATCAAGGGCTTCAAGGGCCTCGTCAACGGCGAATACGATCACCTGCCGGAAGCTGCCTTCTACATGGTCGGCTCGATGGAAGAAGCGATCGAAAAGGCCAAGAAGCTCGCAGCTGCTTGATGAGCGACGCGCTAAACGAGATATTCTGCTGCGATTCCCTGAAGGGGGTCGTGGCGGATCTTCCGGAACCTGCCGCGCCGACCATCTATCGCGCCGATAACGGCGTGCTGATGATGGTGGTCGGCCTGGTCCAGAGCGAGGAAGG from Rhizobium sp. BT03 harbors:
- the atpD gene encoding F0F1 ATP synthase subunit beta, translating into MAEAATPKIGSVGRVTQVIGAVVDVAFEGELPKILNALETTNNGVRLVLEVAQHLGENEVRTIAMDSSEGLVRGQEVTDTGAPIMVPVGNETLGRIMNVIGEPVDEAGPLVTTHKRAIHQDAPSYVEQSTEAQILVTGIKVVDLLAPYARGGKIGLFGGAGVGKTVLIMELINNVAKAHGGYSVFAGVGERTREGNDLYHEMIESNVNKHGGGEGSKAALVYGQMNEPPGARARVALTGLTVAEHFRDQGQDVLFFVDNIFRFTQAGSEVSALLGRIPSAVGYQPTLATDMGQMQERITTTTTGSITSVQAIYVPADDLTDPAPATSFAHLDATTVLSRSIAEKGIYPAVDPLDSTSRMLDPMVVGEEHYEVARKVQSTLQRYKALQDIIAILGMDELSEEDKIAVARARKIERFLSQPFFVAEVFTGSPGKLVALEDTIKGFKGLVNGEYDHLPEAAFYMVGSMEEAIEKAKKLAAA